The following are encoded together in the Phenylobacterium sp. NIBR 498073 genome:
- a CDS encoding TIGR02186 family protein: MAIDAAPPPSLPPTPPAAAVSAALTTTNVRVTSSFRGARIVLYGAVLDPSQKPSDVVVIVRGPDAPVRMARKTRIAGVWVNSRPVVFEGAPGFYMAASTRPLNEIASFSTLRRLGAGIDHLRINAPMEQRIETRYGVRDVVVSGLGADYLDWRRAVVRLKEASGLYAADSRGVSFVDKGLFKAEIDLPTGAPIGVYSADIFLFQDGQPVSSRTRGLTVEKAGIERALYLFAHQRPWSYGLASVAIALAAGWAASVAFRRN; this comes from the coding sequence ATGGCGATCGACGCCGCCCCGCCCCCATCCCTACCTCCGACACCGCCGGCGGCCGCCGTTTCGGCCGCGCTGACCACGACCAATGTCCGGGTGACCTCCAGCTTCCGCGGCGCGCGCATCGTGCTCTACGGCGCGGTGCTCGATCCCAGCCAGAAGCCGAGCGACGTCGTGGTCATCGTGCGCGGGCCCGACGCGCCGGTCCGCATGGCGCGCAAGACCCGCATCGCCGGCGTCTGGGTCAATTCGCGGCCGGTGGTGTTCGAGGGGGCGCCGGGCTTCTACATGGCCGCCTCGACCCGTCCGCTGAACGAAATCGCCAGCTTCAGCACCTTGCGGCGGCTGGGGGCGGGCATCGACCACCTGCGGATCAACGCGCCGATGGAGCAGCGGATCGAGACGCGCTACGGCGTGCGCGACGTGGTGGTCAGCGGTCTGGGGGCGGACTATCTCGACTGGCGACGGGCCGTGGTGCGGCTGAAGGAGGCCAGCGGCCTCTACGCCGCCGACTCCCGCGGGGTCAGCTTCGTCGACAAGGGCCTGTTCAAGGCCGAGATCGACCTGCCGACCGGGGCGCCGATCGGGGTCTATTCGGCGGACATCTTCCTGTTCCAGGACGGACAGCCGGTGTCGAGCCGGACCCGCGGCCTGACCGTCGAGAAGGCCGGTATTGAGCGGGCGCTTTACCTGTTCGCCCATCAAAGGCCATGGTCGTACGGCTTGGCTTCGGTGGCGATCGCCCTGGCCGCGGGCTGGGCGGCCTCGGTGGCCTTCCGGAGGAACTGA
- a CDS encoding DUF3429 domain-containing protein yields METDGHVHAETSAPRPLWGIALLGLAPFPISALTYVYGDADMSGPALTVLLTWSAIVLGFLGGIRWGLESGRATPRWTRLATSVVSPTVAWTLIFARGSVETAWLLCGFLAAFILQWLYDHAAPDVPARYPRLMTSLTLGACLSLGLALEQAMRL; encoded by the coding sequence TTGGAAACCGACGGCCACGTGCACGCCGAGACCTCCGCGCCGCGCCCGCTCTGGGGGATCGCGCTGCTCGGGCTGGCGCCGTTCCCGATCTCCGCCCTGACCTATGTCTATGGCGACGCCGATATGAGCGGCCCTGCGCTGACCGTGCTGCTCACTTGGTCGGCGATCGTGCTCGGGTTCCTGGGCGGCATCCGTTGGGGGCTGGAGAGCGGACGGGCGACCCCGCGCTGGACGCGGCTGGCGACCTCGGTGGTCTCGCCGACCGTGGCCTGGACGCTGATCTTCGCCCGCGGCTCGGTAGAGACCGCCTGGCTGCTGTGCGGCTTCCTGGCGGCGTTCATCCTGCAGTGGCTGTACGACCACGCCGCGCCGGACGTGCCGGCCCGCTATCCGCGGCTGATGACCAGCCTGACCCTCGGCGCCTGCCTGTCGCTGGGCCTGGCGCTCGAACAGGCGATGCGGCTGTAG
- a CDS encoding ligase-associated DNA damage response DEXH box helicase has product MADAAALPTDLLPDKFAAWFADRGWRPRAHQLDMVAQARRGRDALLIAPTGGGKTLAGFLPSLIELAERPPANAPRGIHTLYISPLKALAVDVERNLMAPILQMGLPIVAESRTGDTGVSRRQRQRVKPPDILLTTPEQLALFCAWEGARLYFESLSCVVLDEIHTLHGSKRGDLLALDLARLQQFAPNLRRVGLSATVDDPDVIRRWMGYGSAADTHESIALVRGPAGAAPIVDMLLSEGKVPWAGHTAKHAMDEVYEAIKGARTALVFVNTRFQAEFAFQELWRLNEDNLPIALHHGSLAAEQRRKVEAAMARGELRAVVCTSTLDLGIDWGDVDLVIQLASPKGASRMVQRIGRANHRLDEPSRALFVPANRFEMLECQAAREAIAENRFDGEASRVGALDVLAQHVMGCACSEPFDLVALYDEITSAGPYRDLPWEDFEQVVDFVSTGGYALKTYDRFRRIVKTLDGRWTVRNAETAQRHRLNVGAIVSPAMLAVRISMGRGRAGRKIGEVEEGMLEMLDPGDAFVFAGQVWALVAVTGTEVLVTPATHKDPKMPSWGGSKFALSTFLASRVRELMFDQAHWTVLPADVREWLEAQRDLSLIPPPEEMLLETFPRGKRFFLVVYPFEGRLAHTTLAMLLTRRLERLGAAPLGFVCNDYAMAIWALKPMDGLDFDELFGEDMLGDDLEAWLAESFMMKRAFKGCAIISGLIERRFPGHEKTGRQVTFSTDLIYDVLRRHQPDHLLLRCARQDAATGLIDVARLGQMLARIKGAIRHAPLAHLSPFSVPILLEIGKERSPGDAAEMILAEAQDDLIAEAMS; this is encoded by the coding sequence ATGGCTGACGCAGCAGCGCTCCCGACCGACCTCCTGCCCGACAAGTTCGCCGCCTGGTTCGCAGACCGCGGCTGGCGCCCGCGCGCGCACCAGCTGGACATGGTCGCGCAGGCCCGGCGGGGGCGGGACGCGCTGCTGATCGCGCCGACCGGCGGCGGCAAGACCCTGGCGGGCTTCCTGCCCAGCCTGATCGAGCTCGCCGAGCGCCCGCCGGCCAATGCACCGCGCGGGATCCACACGCTCTACATCTCGCCCCTGAAGGCGCTGGCCGTCGACGTCGAGCGCAACCTGATGGCCCCGATCCTCCAGATGGGCCTGCCGATCGTCGCCGAGAGCCGCACCGGCGACACCGGAGTCTCACGCCGCCAGCGCCAGCGGGTGAAGCCGCCGGACATCCTGCTGACCACGCCCGAACAGCTGGCGCTGTTCTGCGCCTGGGAGGGCGCGCGGCTCTATTTCGAGAGCCTGTCGTGCGTAGTCCTCGACGAGATCCACACCCTGCACGGCTCCAAGCGCGGCGACCTGCTGGCGCTGGATCTTGCGCGGCTGCAGCAGTTCGCGCCGAACCTGCGCCGCGTCGGCCTCTCGGCGACGGTCGACGATCCCGACGTCATCCGCCGCTGGATGGGCTATGGCAGCGCCGCCGACACCCACGAGTCCATAGCTCTGGTCCGCGGCCCCGCCGGCGCGGCGCCGATCGTCGACATGCTGCTGTCGGAGGGCAAGGTCCCCTGGGCCGGCCACACCGCCAAGCACGCGATGGACGAGGTCTACGAGGCCATCAAGGGCGCCCGCACCGCCCTGGTCTTCGTCAACACCCGGTTCCAGGCCGAGTTCGCCTTCCAGGAGCTCTGGCGGCTGAACGAGGACAATCTCCCGATCGCCCTGCACCACGGCAGCCTGGCCGCCGAGCAGCGCCGCAAGGTCGAGGCGGCGATGGCCCGCGGCGAGCTGCGCGCCGTGGTCTGCACCTCGACCCTCGACCTCGGCATCGACTGGGGCGACGTCGACCTGGTCATCCAGCTGGCCAGCCCGAAGGGCGCCAGCCGCATGGTCCAGCGGATCGGCCGCGCCAACCACCGCCTGGACGAGCCCTCGCGCGCCCTGTTCGTGCCGGCCAACCGCTTCGAGATGCTCGAGTGCCAGGCCGCCCGCGAGGCCATCGCCGAGAACCGCTTCGACGGCGAGGCCAGCCGCGTCGGCGCGCTCGACGTGCTGGCCCAGCACGTCATGGGCTGCGCCTGTTCCGAGCCCTTCGACCTCGTGGCCCTCTACGACGAGATCACCAGCGCAGGGCCCTATCGCGACCTGCCCTGGGAAGACTTCGAGCAGGTCGTCGATTTCGTCTCCACCGGCGGCTACGCGCTGAAGACCTACGACCGCTTCCGCCGGATCGTGAAGACCCTCGACGGGCGCTGGACCGTGCGCAACGCCGAGACCGCCCAGCGCCACCGCCTCAACGTCGGGGCCATCGTCTCGCCGGCCATGCTGGCGGTGCGGATCTCGATGGGCCGCGGCCGCGCCGGCCGCAAGATCGGCGAGGTCGAGGAGGGCATGCTGGAGATGCTCGATCCCGGCGACGCCTTCGTCTTCGCCGGCCAGGTCTGGGCCCTGGTCGCGGTCACCGGGACCGAGGTCCTGGTCACCCCGGCGACCCACAAGGACCCGAAGATGCCCTCCTGGGGCGGCTCGAAGTTCGCGCTCTCGACCTTCCTGGCGAGCCGCGTGCGCGAGCTGATGTTCGACCAGGCGCACTGGACGGTGCTGCCGGCGGACGTGCGCGAATGGCTGGAAGCCCAGCGCGACCTGTCGCTGATCCCGCCGCCCGAGGAGATGCTGCTGGAGACCTTCCCGCGCGGGAAGCGGTTCTTCCTGGTGGTCTATCCGTTCGAAGGCCGCCTCGCCCACACCACGCTCGCCATGCTGCTCACCCGGCGGCTGGAGCGGCTGGGCGCCGCCCCGCTCGGCTTCGTCTGCAACGACTACGCCATGGCGATCTGGGCGCTGAAGCCGATGGACGGCCTCGATTTCGACGAGCTGTTCGGCGAGGACATGCTCGGCGACGACCTGGAGGCCTGGCTCGCCGAGAGCTTCATGATGAAGCGCGCCTTCAAGGGCTGTGCGATCATCTCCGGACTCATCGAGCGGCGCTTCCCGGGCCATGAGAAGACCGGCCGCCAGGTGACCTTTTCGACGGACCTGATCTACGACGTGCTGCGCCGCCACCAACCCGACCACCTGCTGCTGCGCTGCGCCCGCCAGGACGCCGCCACCGGCCTGATCGACGTCGCCCGCCTTGGCCAAATGCTGGCGCGGATCAAGGGCGCGATCCGCCATGCGCCCCTGGCGCACCTGTCGCCGTTCTCGGTGCCGATCCTCTTGGAGATCGGCAAGGAGCGCTCGCCCGGCGACGCCGCCGAGATGATCCTGGCCGAGGCCCAGGACGACCTGATCGCCGAGGCCATGTCGTGA
- a CDS encoding GFA family protein, producing the protein MSQSYPGECFCGAVKIEVTGQPAAMGYCHCRSCRSWSGGPVNAFSLWEPSAVKVTAGEEYVATFAKTEMSERKYCSKCGGHLMANHPPLKLVDVFAATIPTLQFEPGVHVNYAETVLRMKDGLPKLKDFPAEFGGSGEAIGE; encoded by the coding sequence ATGTCTCAGTCGTATCCGGGTGAGTGCTTTTGCGGCGCCGTGAAAATCGAGGTCACGGGCCAACCGGCAGCCATGGGCTATTGCCATTGCAGATCCTGCCGCTCGTGGTCGGGCGGGCCCGTCAACGCCTTCAGTCTCTGGGAGCCATCGGCGGTCAAGGTGACGGCCGGCGAGGAATACGTGGCGACCTTCGCCAAGACCGAGATGAGCGAACGCAAGTATTGCAGCAAATGCGGCGGCCACCTGATGGCCAATCATCCGCCCTTGAAGCTGGTCGACGTGTTCGCCGCGACGATTCCGACGCTTCAATTCGAGCCGGGCGTCCACGTCAACTATGCCGAGACCGTGCTGCGGATGAAGGATGGCCTGCCGAAACTGAAAGACTTCCCGGCCGAGTTCGGCGGCTCCGGCGAGGCGATCGGCGAGTAA
- the pdeM gene encoding ligase-associated DNA damage response endonuclease PdeM — protein MSALAAPAPYAFAPSPCGGLRTALNGAAVTLRPSGALWIEAARTLVVADLHLEKGSAYAMRGQMLPPYDTRDTLRRLQAEVVAAQPAAVVLLGDTFHDRASEDRLARDDAEGLRALSGLARLVWVVGNHDAEGPRRLPGEVVDEVALESLVLRHEPTPGRQDGEVAGHLHPCARVVASRGSVRRRCFVTDGARMIVPAFGAYAGGLSIRDEAFSGLFARPPLCGALGAGRVHAVGWRSVAGD, from the coding sequence GTGAGCGCGCTCGCCGCCCCCGCTCCCTACGCCTTCGCGCCCAGCCCGTGCGGCGGCCTGCGCACCGCGCTGAACGGCGCCGCCGTGACCTTGCGCCCCAGCGGCGCGCTGTGGATCGAGGCCGCGCGGACGCTGGTGGTCGCCGACCTCCACCTGGAGAAGGGCTCGGCCTACGCCATGCGCGGCCAGATGCTGCCGCCCTACGACACCCGCGACACCCTGCGCCGGCTGCAGGCCGAGGTGGTCGCCGCCCAGCCGGCCGCCGTGGTGCTGCTCGGCGACACCTTCCACGACCGCGCCTCCGAGGACCGCCTGGCCCGCGACGACGCCGAGGGCCTGCGCGCGCTGTCGGGCCTCGCCCGCCTGGTCTGGGTGGTCGGCAACCACGACGCCGAAGGCCCGCGGCGATTACCCGGCGAAGTGGTCGACGAGGTCGCGCTCGAGAGCCTGGTCCTGCGCCACGAGCCGACGCCCGGCCGCCAGGACGGCGAGGTCGCCGGCCACCTGCATCCCTGCGCCCGCGTGGTCGCCTCGCGCGGCAGCGTGCGCCGCCGCTGCTTCGTCACCGACGGCGCGCGGATGATCGTCCCGGCTTTCGGGGCCTATGCCGGCGGGCTCAGCATCCGCGACGAGGCGTTTTCAGGACTGTTCGCACGCCCGCCGCTGTGCGGAGCGTTGGGGGCCGGGCGGGTGCACGCCGTCGGCTGGCGCTCCGTCGCCGGAGACTGA